The Chloroflexota bacterium genome contains the following window.
GGCGAAGGACGCTGGCATCGATGTGCTGGTCTCGGCGTGGTTCGGCCCGCGCGACAACAACCCCACCGAGAACAATCTGAAGACGCTGCTCGACGTGGCCCAGCCGGCCGGCCTGAAGCTGGCGATCTTGCTGGAGACGGACAGCGGCGAGTTCTTCCCGACGCGCGCCTCGCTGGTGACGGCGCTCAAGCACGCGCTGGCAACCCATGCGAGCCACCCGGCCTATCTGCGTGTGGATGGCCGCCCCGTCATCTTTGTGTGGCGGCCGTCCGCCGTCTTCGGTCCGAACGGCGCGCGGGTCAACCAGCGCGGTGCGCCAGCGGTTGCCGCGTGGCGCGCGCTGCTGGACGAGGTCGATCCGGCCCGGCAGGCCGTCTGGATCGGCGAAGGCGACGACTTCAGCATCCTCGACGTGTTCGACGGCATCTTCCCGTACTCCATCGCCTGGGCGGCGGACCCGGCCAGCCAGCTTGCCAGCTACGGCGGTAAGGTCCGCGCGTACAACGGCGCGAACGGGACGGCGAAGCGGTGGATCGCCACGGCGATGCCCGGCTACGACGATACCCGCATTCCCGGGCGCGGGAAGACCTTCGCGGTGGATCGGGCGGGCGGCAGCTACTACGAGCGCACCTTCCAGGGGGCCATTGCCTCGGGGCCGGACTGGGTGATGATCTCGTCGTTCAATGAGTGGCTCGAAGGACACCAGATCGAGCCGTCAGCCAGCTACGGGATGCGCTTTCTGGAGCTGACCCGCACCCTGAGCGACGCCTTTCGCCTGACGGCCTCCACGCGCTGAGCTGCCCCGCGCACGGGTGCGCACACCGTCGCACGACTGTCACCAGATCGTAACCCCGGTGCACAGATCGCGGAACGCATGCTGCACAGCGCCTCGCAAGCGGCCTCCGGCCTCGCCGATGTCGGCCGGCTCGTGACGCGGGCCGGCCTGAGCGTCCGGTGACACATCTGCATGAATTCGCGCGCCTGGGCCGTCCCACATCTGGGTGAACGGGCGTTATGCAGGGTGGACCCGGTGACGGCCAACGGTGGCCGCCCAAGCAAGGAAGCTGCCAGTGCAAGGAGAACATCGGCTCACGTGACGTAATCCGTGACATCCCGTGCGGGTGGCGTTATCGTGTCTGCGTCGGGCGCTCCGGTGTGGCCTGGCCACAAGCGCACGCGCACCGACACGAGATGAGCGTAGAGGTGGAGCTGAGGCACTGGCTCGATCCCGGGAGGCGTGCGATGACTGGGCGCAGCAGGCTTGACGGTCAGGAAGTGCGCGTGCTGGACGCCGATGGAACCCCGCTGACGTGGGCGGTGGCCGGCGTGACAGGCGGTGACGGAGCGGTTCGCCTTGACGAGGTGGATGCTCCAGGAGTGCTGGTGCAGTACTACTTCCTGCGGGGCGAGCGAACCGTGCTGGTCGAGTTGCCGGCGCTGCCGGAGGTGACCGTCGAGGGCACGCTGGAGACGTGGTGGCGCGACAGCGAGCGGGCCTGGCAAGTCTGGATCGACCGCCCGCTCGCCAAGCTGCCGGCGCCGCTGTCCGAGCTGCTGGAGCCGGAGCTCGTCGGGCGCTCCTGAAGTCAGCTGTCAGCTAACAGCGATCGGTCGTCAGCGGTTGAGCCGGCGTGCATGCGAGACAACCTGATGCGCCGCCTCGAACGCTCCTGACAACCGATCGCTGAAGACGCGTCATCCCTGTTCCGGACGCCGCCCGAACAGGCCGCCGAACGCCCCGAGGTTCCCAAGCTGGCCGCCCAGCCCGCCAAGCTGCCCCAGCAGCGCGCCCGGATCGCTCAGGTCAGGCGCCTGCCCGTCCAGCACCGGCGCGAGCGCGGGCGGCAACTGCCCCTTGATGAAGTCCAGTGCGACATCGGCCACCTGTAGGGCCATCGCCTCGTCAAGTCCGGTCCGTTCCCGGATCGCGTTCGCCAGTTGCTCGCGCACGGTCCTACTCCCGCCTGGACGCCACAGGTGCGCCCACAATGCTCTAGAGGGGGACTCTAGCGCATCCGGCGGCGTGGCCGCTCAGAATCCGAGATGCCGACGCCAACGCCGCCCTCCCGTTCTGGCACGCAGACGTGACGCCGCTGGCCGCACCACGCAGGGGCCGGTCCGTTTTTCTCACAGGACTTCATGCAGGCGTCCGCTGGCGTGTACACTGAGACAGATGTTCGAGGGTTGGCCAGTCCAGGCGGTCCGGGCGGCCCCGGGGGAGCAGCATGGAAGGACTGAACGGCGGCAACGGCTACCACTGGCTGCCCCTGACCCACGCCGACCACGAGGCGGCTGACAGGAGCGCGCAGGGTGCGCCCAGCGGCGAGATCATCGACACCGCCGTGGCCGAGTTCACGGCCCAGGCCTGCACCCTGAACGTCGCGCCGCCGTTCGGCGGGTTCGTCAAGGTCACCGTCCCTGAGCGGACGGTCTACGGCGTGGTCTACGCCATCCACACCGGCAGCCTCGAGCCGGGCGGCCGGGCCGTCCTGCGCGGGCGCGACGGCATGCGCGACAAGGCGATCTTCGACCAGAACCCCGACCTCGAACAGTTGCTGCGGACGGAGTTCTCGGCGCTGATCGTCGGCCACCAGGAAGGAGACGCCCTGCGCGCCTACCTGCCGCCCAGCCCGCCGCCGCTGCACTGGTCGGTTGTTGAATGTGACCCGTCTGAGATCGCAAAATTGACCGGTCGGCTGGACTACTTGCGTACCATTCTCTCATCGCTCCAGACGCCCGTCGATGCGCTGCTGGCGGCCAACATCCGGCTGGCCTCGACGGCGCACCGGGACGCGCGCGGCTTCCGCATCAAGGCTGGCCGCGAGCTGGCGACGCTCCTGAAAAACGACTATCCGCGCCTGACGGCGATCCTGCGGGCGCTGGCTGACTGAGGAGTCTGCAGGTGGAGTGGGCGCGCAACGTCCATCTGTCATCCTGAGCGGAGCGAGCATGCAACGTCCATCTGTCATCCTGAGCGGAGCGAGCGTGCGAGCGCAGTCGAAGGATCTCACAGCCTCATCAGCGAGGATCGAGCCAGCGGGAGAGATCCTTCGCAGGCTCAGGATGACAACTGAACAGCGAGGATCGAGCCAGCGGGAGAGATCGTTCGCAGGCTCAGGGTGACAGCCTCATCAGCGAGGATCGAGCCAGCGGGAGAGATCGTTCGCAGGCTCGGGATGACAACTGAACAGCGAGGATCGAGCCAGCGGGAGAGATCGTTCGCAGGCTCGGGATAACAATTGAACCTTGCATATGTTGCTCTGAGAGCGGCGGTGGAGGACCAGGTTCGGTAGTGGGAGAGAGCCGTGGCAGATGATCGCCTGGGCCTGATCGTCGAGGGCTCGCTCGTGGATGGCCTGCGTGCGCGGCTCGATGGCCTCCAGTCCATCGAGGACGTGCGCGTCGGCCAGTTCGTGCGCGTCACCGGCCGCAAGCACGACTACTTTTGTCTGGTGACCGATGTCCGCCTCGACTCGACCAGCCACGACATGGTGGCCGATCCGCCCGTGCCCGACGATCTCTTCGCGCTGGAGGTGCTGGCTGGCACCACGGCCTACGGCGCGCTGGCGGTCCAGCCGATGCTGATGCTGGCCCGCGACGGCTCGGAAGACGCCGCGACGGAGGACGGCCCGCGCCCCGTCCGCACCATCCCGCCGCACTTCGCCGAGGTCTTCACGGCGGCCGAGGGCGATTTCGACCGCGTCTTCGGCGCGGAGGCCGATCATCGCTTCGAGATCGGGCAGCCGCTCGACATGGATGTGCCCGTCCGCCTCGATCTGAAACGGTTCGTGGAGCGCTCCAACGGCGTCTTCGGGAAGTCCGGCACCGGCAAGAGTTTTCTGACGCGGCTGCTGCTCTGTGGCGTCGTGACCAGCGGCGCGGCCGTCAACCTGATCTTCGACATGCACAGCGAGTACGGCTGGACCAGCCAGAGCGAGGGCGGCTACGGGGTCAAGGGGCTGAAGCCGCTGTTCGGCTCGCGGGTCCAGGTCTACACGCTCGATCCGCGCTCCACCACCAGCAACGACGGCCTCATCAAGATCGGGCTGAACGAGATCGAGATCGAGGACATCGAGCTGCTGGCCGACGAGCTGCGGCTGAACGCCACAGCCGTCGAGTCGGCGGCGCTGTGCGAGTCGCGGCTCGGGCGGGACTGGATCGCGCAGCTGACCGACGAGGACGTGGTCATTGCCGAGCTGAATGGGCGGGTCGGCGCGCACGAAGGCTCGCTGTCAGCGCTCCAGCGCAAGCTGCTGCTGATCCGCCGTCTGCCGTTCGTGCAGCCGCACGTCAGCGACCGCGATTCTGGCCTGGATCGGCTGCTGGCGGCGCTCGGCCAGCGCCAGCACGTGGTGTTGGAGTTCGGGCAGCACAACAGCCTGCTGGCCTACATGCTGGCCGCCAACGTCATCACACGGCGCATCCACCGTGAGTGGACGAAGAAGGTCGAGGCGCACAAGCAGGGCGGCGGGCAGGCGCCCCCGCAGTTGACCATCACCATCGAAGAGGCCCACAAGTTTCTCAACTCGCGGGCGGCCAACCAGACGATCTTCGGGACCATCGCGCGGGAGCTGCGGAAGTACAACGTGACGCTGCTGGTGGTCGATCAGCGGCCCTCGGGCATCGACGACGAGGTGCTCTCGCAGATCGGTACGCGGATCACCTGCGCCCTCAACGACGACAAGGACATCGAGGCGGTGCTGGCGGGTGTCAGCGGCGCTGGGCACCTCCGCTCGATCCTCGCCAGCCTCGACTCGCGCCAGCAGGCGATGATCCTCGGGCACGCCGTCCCGATGCCGATGGCGCTGCGTACCCGTACCTACGACGAGACGTTCTACGCATGGGTCGCCGAGGCAGCCAGCAAGATGCCGCGCCTGGTGACGAACGATCGCCCCTGGGGCCAGGATCCCATCGCCACGAGCGTCAAGCCGACCCGCAAGTACCAGGATCTGTTCCCTGATGATGAATAGATTCAACCTTCCCCCTCACCCCCACCCCCTCTCCCTCACGGGGAGAGGGGCGACCGGCAGCGAGCACGGTATCTCCCCCTCTCCCTGTACGCGGGAGAGGGGGCCGGGGGGTGAGGGCCATCCTCTGGCCCAGGCATGATCAAGCTGCTGCACATCGCCGACGTCCACATCGGCATGGAGAACTACGGGCGGATCAACCCGGAGACCGGCCTCAATACCCGCCTCCACGATTTTCTCGACACGCTGGACGAGGCCGTCAACCGGGCGATTGAGGACGAGGTCGACGCCGTCGTGGTGGCCGGCGACGTCTACAAGTCGCGCGACCCTTCCCCGACCCATCAGCGGGAGTTCGCCCGGCGCATCCTGAAGCTGATTCGCGCCAACGTCGAAGTGATCCTGGTCCCTGGCAACCATGACACTCCGATGGCGGCCGGCCGCGCCACCTCGCTCGACATCTTCCGCACGCTGGAGCTGCCGG
Protein-coding sequences here:
- a CDS encoding glycoside hydrolase family 99-like domain-containing protein encodes the protein MRRLIALALALAVALGLGAGIAAAQGVPTSFPGTQPLVLALYYPWYDEGAWDSGVTADRPLIPYASWHRETVERHVGWAKDAGIDVLVSAWFGPRDNNPTENNLKTLLDVAQPAGLKLAILLETDSGEFFPTRASLVTALKHALATHASHPAYLRVDGRPVIFVWRPSAVFGPNGARVNQRGAPAVAAWRALLDEVDPARQAVWIGEGDDFSILDVFDGIFPYSIAWAADPASQLASYGGKVRAYNGANGTAKRWIATAMPGYDDTRIPGRGKTFAVDRAGGSYYERTFQGAIASGPDWVMISSFNEWLEGHQIEPSASYGMRFLELTRTLSDAFRLTASTR
- a CDS encoding ATP-binding protein — translated: MADDRLGLIVEGSLVDGLRARLDGLQSIEDVRVGQFVRVTGRKHDYFCLVTDVRLDSTSHDMVADPPVPDDLFALEVLAGTTAYGALAVQPMLMLARDGSEDAATEDGPRPVRTIPPHFAEVFTAAEGDFDRVFGAEADHRFEIGQPLDMDVPVRLDLKRFVERSNGVFGKSGTGKSFLTRLLLCGVVTSGAAVNLIFDMHSEYGWTSQSEGGYGVKGLKPLFGSRVQVYTLDPRSTTSNDGLIKIGLNEIEIEDIELLADELRLNATAVESAALCESRLGRDWIAQLTDEDVVIAELNGRVGAHEGSLSALQRKLLLIRRLPFVQPHVSDRDSGLDRLLAALGQRQHVVLEFGQHNSLLAYMLAANVITRRIHREWTKKVEAHKQGGGQAPPQLTITIEEAHKFLNSRAANQTIFGTIARELRKYNVTLLVVDQRPSGIDDEVLSQIGTRITCALNDDKDIEAVLAGVSGAGHLRSILASLDSRQQAMILGHAVPMPMALRTRTYDETFYAWVAEAASKMPRLVTNDRPWGQDPIATSVKPTRKYQDLFPDDE